CATCCAATTACAACACACGTACTCGTGTTGCTGAAGTGATGGTTGATGGCAATAAAGTTCATCTAGTACGTCAGCGAGAAGAGCTGTCGAGCCTATGGGCCCTAGAAAATATTCTTCCGGAGTAATTGGCGTCTTATGCATTTCCACTTTTCTAAAATGCATGGTTTGGGTAATGACTTCATGGTCGTTGACTGCATTACTCAGAACATTTTCTTTTCTCCTGATTTGATCCGCCGTCTGGCGGATCGTCATACAGGAGTCGGCTTTGACCAGCTGTTAGTGGTTGAAGCACCTTATGATCCAGAAACCGACTTTCACTACCGTATCTTTAATGCTGATGGTAGTGAAGTGGAGCAGTGTGGTAACGGTGCACGTTGTTTTGCTCGTTTTGTGCGTATGAAAGGCCTGACTAATAAGTACAGCTTCAGTGTCAGTACAAAGAAAGGCAAAATGGTCCTCAATATCGAGGAAGACGATCAGGTGACGGTTAACATGGGTGTGCCAGAATTTGAGCCAAGCAAGATTCCATTCAAAGCTAAGCAGACCGAAAAGACCTATATCTTGCGTACTGATGATAAGACGTTGTTCTGTGGTGCGGTAAGTATGGGGAATCCTCATGTTGTCACCGTGGTTGATGATACCAATACCGCTGATGTCGATACTTTAGGCCCGCTACTCGAATCTCACGAGCGTTTTCCTGAGAGAGTAAATGCTGGCTTTATGCAGGTATTAAGCCGCAGCGAAGTGAATCTTAGAGTGTATGAACGTGGTGCTGGTGAAACTCAGGCATGTGGTAGTGGGGCTTGTGGCGCGGTTGCAGTAGGTATTGTTCAGGAACTACTGGACGAGAAGGTGAAAGTCAACCTGCCAGGTGGTTCGCTAAAAATCAGCTGGCAAGGACAAGGAAAGCCCCTTTATATGACGGGCCCTGCCACTCATGTGTTCGATGGTCAGCTAAGCTGTTAAGAAGAGAAAAAATAAAGGAACTAACGTGTCGCAGATTGAAGCTGATGCGCTGACAGCTGAGGTTGTCGCGGAATACTTGCGTGACAACCCAGATTTTTTTAGCACCCGAAGTGATTTAGTCGATCGCCTTGCCTTGCCTCATCAAGAGCAGGGTGCGGTGTCACTGGTCCATGTTCAAATGACCAGACAACGTCAGCGTATTGAAGAGCTAGAAGAAGAGATAACCACTCTGATGTCGCTGGCGAAAAACAATGATCGTACTTTTCATGAGTTTATGAGTTTACAGGAGCATATCCTGACTTGTGATGCCTTGTTGCCAGCGGTTAAAGCTGTTGAAGAGATGGCTAAATCTCTCGGGTTGATGGCGTATGTGCGTTTGCTCGATAGTGAGTCAGCGTATTACTCGCTCGATAAAGACAATTACCAGCGTTTTGCTACTAATCATCTCAATGGTAAGAGTGCTTACTTAGGGCGGATGCGTAAGGCGGATAGAGAACTGCTGTTTGGTGGTACAACGCGCGCCCCTGAGATGGGATCTTACGTGGTGTTGCCACTGAATAAGAAGTCATTACAAGGTATTCTGGCCTTTTCCAGTAGCGATGGAGGGCACTTTCAGCCGCA
This window of the Vibrio neptunius genome carries:
- a CDS encoding DUF484 family protein, which gives rise to MSQIEADALTAEVVAEYLRDNPDFFSTRSDLVDRLALPHQEQGAVSLVHVQMTRQRQRIEELEEEITTLMSLAKNNDRTFHEFMSLQEHILTCDALLPAVKAVEEMAKSLGLMAYVRLLDSESAYYSLDKDNYQRFATNHLNGKSAYLGRMRKADRELLFGGTTRAPEMGSYVVLPLNKKSLQGILAFSSSDGGHFQPHMDTLFLRHLALVLSHLVETLPWQSDDHERISNTSA
- the dapF gene encoding diaminopimelate epimerase; translated protein: MHFHFSKMHGLGNDFMVVDCITQNIFFSPDLIRRLADRHTGVGFDQLLVVEAPYDPETDFHYRIFNADGSEVEQCGNGARCFARFVRMKGLTNKYSFSVSTKKGKMVLNIEEDDQVTVNMGVPEFEPSKIPFKAKQTEKTYILRTDDKTLFCGAVSMGNPHVVTVVDDTNTADVDTLGPLLESHERFPERVNAGFMQVLSRSEVNLRVYERGAGETQACGSGACGAVAVGIVQELLDEKVKVNLPGGSLKISWQGQGKPLYMTGPATHVFDGQLSC